CCCGCAACGGGGCGTCGGTTTCCGTCCGGCGGATCGTACGCGTGCCCGGTCAACCGGATCGGGTGGATACCTACCACAGCCGCTATGTTCCGACCGGTGCGCTGACGCTCATCGGACCACCCGCCGCGCCGCCCGCCGAGTTCCAGGCAAGCGCGCCGGCTCAGGCGCCGGTCACCCCCTGACGCTCGCCGGCCGTCGGGCACGTGCCGTGGCCCACGCCGCCAGGCGACCACGAATGCGGCTCGCGATCGTGACGGCCGCCTTTCACGCTTCGGACGACGACCCGTTCGTGCCGGTGTGGCGCGACATGGTCCATGCGTTGGGCGTTCGCGCCGACGTCGTCGTGTTCCCGCTGCGCTTGCCGGCGGCCGGCCCACCGTACACGTTGGACGGCGCGCGCGTCGTGCCGCTCGGCCATGGCATGGTGCGCCTGCGCCGCAGCCCGGCGATGTGGCGTTCGGCTGTGCGAGCCGTCGTGACAGACCACAGTCGGCGGCCGTTCGACGCCGTTCTCGCGCTGCAGGCGGGCGAGCCCGGCTTCGTCGCGGCCCTCATCGCCTTACGCATCGGGCGGCCGCTCCAGGTGCACGTCGCCGGGGGCGAGCTCGTCTGCCACCCCGCCCTGGGCTATGGGTCGCGCTGCCGCTGGGTCGAGCGCGCTCAGGTGAGGGTCGCGCTGCGGCGGGCTGCCGTCGTCACGACGGGCTGCGACGCGATGGCGCAGCGTGCCCGGTCGAGCGTACCGGCGGGCCGGGCGCGCCGGGTCCGGCTGGCGCCGCTCGGTATCGAACCGCGGACCTGGGGCTCGATCGAGCCACGCGTCCTGCCCGAGCGTTTCGCCGCGCGCGGCACACCCGTACCGCGGCTGCTCTCCGTGGCGGACCTTCGGCCGATCAAGGACCATCGCCTCTTGATCCACGCCTTCGCCCGCGTCGCCGCGCAGCAGCCGGTGACGCTGGATATCGTCGGCGCGGGCGAAACGCTGGCCGAGACGCGCATCATCGGCCGGCACCTCGGCGTCGCCGATCGGATTCGGTACTGGGGCCGCGTTCCGCCCGGTGTGCGGCACATCCCGTTTGCCCAAGCGCACGCCTTCGTCCACACCAGCCGCCACGAGGCGCAAGGCATGGCGCTGATCGAAGCGGCGATGCTGGGCCTACCGATCGCCACCACGCGGGTCGGCGTGGCCGAGTCGCTGCCGGAAGGCGGGCGCACGTTGGCCGACGTCGGCGACGAGGACGGCCTCGTGCGCGCGATCCAGCGGGCCTTGGACGGCGCAACGGCGCCCCTGGCTCGGCGGGCGATGGGACGCGCGGCGGTGTCCGCCACGTACGACCGGGATCACTGCGCTGCCCGCTGGATCGACCTCCTGGCGGCGGCGAGCGGGCGGCCCTGCGCGGTCGAACAAGACGAACCGTGAAGGATCAGCCCGTGACCGGACCGGCCCCCCATTGGCAGGACGGCGCGCCCGACCCGCTGTGGTCACGCCCCGCGCCGGCGCTGCGTGTCCGACTCAACCGCCTCGGGTTCGCGATCGAGGTTCAGGCGAACGCCCAGTCGCTGCTCGAGCTGGCGGTGGATGCCTTTGGCCCGCCGGAGCCGGGGGCGCTGCCCGACGAAGGTCCGCCCGACCTGCGTCTCAGCCTCATCGAGGGCCCTCCGCCGGGCGGGGATGGCTGGCCGGTCGACTGGCACGACCACGCGGCCGCGGCCACGCGGCCGATCTTCCGCGAGCACGATGGCTTGTTCGTGGCCTTCGATGGCGCCGGCAGCTGTGTGACGGCCGACCTGCACGCGGGCATGGCCGCCGTGTGGGTCCGCGCCGGGGCCGAAGCGGATCGCGTCCGCGCGCTGTTGATCGAATCGCCCCTGTGGCGGCTTGCCACGCACCGCGGACGGCTGGCGCTTCACGGGGCGGCCGTCGTCATCGACGGAGTGGCCGTCGTCGTGCGCGGTGCGGCGGGGGCGGGCAAGTCGTCCGTTGCGTTGGCTGCGGATGCGGCAGGATGGCCGGTGCTGGCCGAGGAGGTGGTCTGGATCGATCCGCCGCGATGGGCGATCTGGCCGGTGGCGCGCCGCATCCATTTCGACGATGACGCGGCCCTTCGATTGGCCGGCGGGGGCGCAGCACCGCCCGCAGCTCGATCATGGACGGACTCGACGGCCGGTCGGTACCGCGACAAGACCGCCACTCCCCTCGTCACACCGCCTCCGTCCGCGGCGGCGCCGATCGGTCCGCTGGTCCTGCTGGAGCCCGTCCCCAGGCCGTCCGGGCAGGCAGGGGCGGTGTGGCATGCGGTGGCCCCGGCCGAGGCGCGGACACGGTGCGCCGCGGAGCGGATCGTCGGCGAGCACGCCCAACCGGAGTCCCGTTGGGACGAGGTCGTCGGGCGACTGTGCGGCGGCGGTGCGTACGAGGTGCGGGGCGGCGATCCTGCGGCCCGGATCGCCGCCCTTGGCGAGATCGTCCAACACTGGCGACAGTGCCGGCCGCCGGCGATGGACGACCTGGATGCGCCAGCGCCGAGCGGTCCGACCAGGCGGTGACTCGGCGCCGGCTGCGGGTGGCCCTGGTCATGCCGTACTACGATCCGCGGGTCGACGGCGATCCGGCGGTGCGGCTCGCCCGATTCCCGACCGTGCCGGAGCTGGCGGCCGAGCTTGCGCGCCTCGGGTTCGACGTGCGGGCGTTCCACCTCTCCGATCGGAACGCGGAGGCGCGCTGGTCGGGTGTCGAGCACCGCTTCGTGGCCACCGGGTGGGTGCGACGGGCAGCCGCACGCCTGCTGTGGCGGCTCTCGCCGCGGTTCACGGCACCCTATTACGAGCCGGCGTTCGGGCTCGTGCGTCGCGTACTCCTGAGCCGGCCGGACATCGTCCACGTGTTTGGTCTGAACATGGACGTGAACGTGTGGCTCCTCGCGCGCGCCGCTGCGTACCGCGGCATACCCCTCGTCGCGCACTTCCACGGCGGCGTGCCGGCCGTCGACTCGTTGACCCGCTTCCTGCAGCGCGGCTCGCTTCGCCGGATGTCTCGCGTGCTCTTCACGCACGCGGCGCAAGCGCAGCCCTGGCTCACCGCAGGCTTGCGACCGGATCAAGTCGGGGTCGTGATCGAGACCTCGACGTGCATCCCGCGCCTGCCGCGACCTCGACGTGCGGATCGAACGCTGTCCGGCAACCCGGCGTGCGTCCTCGTCGGTCGGCTCCACCCCGTCAAGGATCCGCTGACCGCGCTGACCGCATTCGCCCTGCTCGCTGAAGCTGTGCCCTCGGCGCGCCTGCATGTGTTCAGCGGTTCGGATGCATTCGGCCGTCGGTTCCCTGCCCTTGTTCGTTCCGTGCCTGTTCTGGCTGGGCGTGTAGTCTTCTATGACTACACGAAACCGCGGGATTTGGCGGCTGTTCTGGCGGACGCCGACCTCCTGCTGCAGGCCAGCCGCCGGGAATGGTCGAGCTTGAGCGTGCTCGAGGCGCTGGCGACGGGCGTCGTGCCGGTTGTCACCGACATCCCCGCCCTACGCGCGCTCACGAACGACGGCCGCGTCGGCCGCCTGGTCCCGGTCGGCGACGCGCGGGCGATGGCCGACGCCGCGATCGCGTTGGCCGGGAACCGCGCCGAACTCGAGCGTCTGAGCCTGGCTGGTCGGGCGGACTTCGACGCGCGCCTGTCGTTTCGCGCGCTGGCGCGGGAGGTGGCGCGGACTTACGGCGACGTCGTGGCCGATTCGGCGTCCAGCGTGGACGTGCCGAGCGGGAGACGGACGCGGCGACCCTCCGCATCGACGTCGCCGCCGGCGGCGTGACCGCGGAGGGCGGCGCGTTCGAGGGTCGTCGCATCGTACAGGCCGAACGCCAGCGTCCAGTGGGGGACGGCTGTCCCATCCGGCGGGTCATCGGGCCACGTCAGCACATGCGTGCTCTCGAGCGTCGCACCCCGCGGCCACAGGTGAGTCGGGAAGTGCGGGCCGAGCGGCATGCCATCCGCCTGGGCGGCGGGCTCGGCGACGGACGGATCGCGCAGCACGTGAAGGAAGGCCGTCCAATCGCGGGCGATCGGATCCTCGACGTGCCAGCGGAGCGTGACCGTGGCGGCGTCGCCCGGCCGGAGCCGTTCGACGGACGGCGCATCGATGCCGGTGAGGCGCGGACCGCCGTCAAACGCGATGTCGGCCGTGGTGAAGTCGGCCGCGGACGTCGAAGCGCGGGGCCCATCGATGACGTACAGCCCGGTCAGAACCCGATCGTCGCCCTTCGAGCCGTCCGCGCCGAGGACCGCCCGGCGCACCCGTGAGTCGCGGTCGTACAGCCCGAGTTGCAGCAGCGCGGGTCCGGCCGGCATGTCCGGCGGCACGCGCACGAAGAACGTGTCGGCGTGGATCTCGCCCGACCGCCACTCGTCCATCGGCTCGGCGCCGTACAGAATCTCGCGGTCGGAGCCGGCGCGGAGTGCCTGTCCAGAGTCCAGGAGCTGCACAAACGCCTTGTCCCGGTGGGACGGCGCGCGTTCGGCCGTCCACTGCGTGTCCACCGCCAGCCAATCGCCCGGACGGATGGTCCGTCGGCGCGGCTGGAAGGCGGCAAGCGTGACGCCGCCGTCGAAGCCCAGCGGTCCGTCAAGGCCGGGCGTCTCACGCCGCACTGCAACGCGCGGCAGCCGCCATGGTCGCCCGAACGGCGCCGCGGCGGCGGTCGGATCCAACTGCCGGACGAGGCGAGCCGCGAACGCCGTTGAGCCGAGTGCGCAGCGCATGCCCCGAATCGTCGCCACCCCGGCGCACGCCTCGTCCGGCGGGACGGTCAGCGAATGCCGCGTCACCCGAACGGCTTCCGATCCGCCCGGCCACGCGCCGCTCGGCAGGGCGGCCGCCGTGCCCGAGTCAGCGCCGGACCGCGATGCCGTCAGGCGCACCGTGCCGCCCCTGGCGCGTGCCGTCGAAGGGTGGGCCCAGTAGGCGCGCACACCCATCGAAGCGCCGACGCCGACCGTCGCCGGCGCTTCGATGCCGACGAGGATTGTGCCGTCGGGCCACGCGCGCCGAACGGGCATGATGTCGCCGAAGGCCGGGTCCTCCGCCAGGTCGCGGCGCGTGATCGGCGCGACCGTCACAGCGCCGAGCTTGCGCCACGCGGCATCCTCGAGCACTGCGCCTGCCGCGGCTTCGCGATCCGGTCCGGCGCCTGCGGCCCCGGTGCCGACCCCGGCGACGCGGGCGTTCGCCCCACTTTCGTCAAGGGCACCCTCCAGCCTGTACGCGCCCGGCGCAACCTCGCGCGCGAGGCCGAGTCGGACTTCCGCGGTCTCGACGCGAGCATTCCCGTCCGGCGAGAGCATCGACCGGCCGGCCGCGGCCGGCTGACCCGTCGCATCCGCGACGAGGCGGATACGGACGTTGCCGCCGGCGCCATGTTCGCCGCTGCCGCGCAGAGCCAGCTGGACGATCAAGTCGTCGCCGGGCAATGCGGCCCGGGCGCCGGCGCGTGCGGGGGATGGCATCACGCGCCAACCGACCACGTGAACCACATCGTCAGCGGAGGCGAGCGCCTGCTGCGGAGCGGCCATGCCGGCCGGCACGCCGGCATCCGATGACGGGACGAGCGCGTACGACGGGCCGATCGGCACGGACCGTACGCCGATCGACGGCAGCACGTCGCGGGCGATCCCGTACGCGACGACCGGTCGATCCTCCGACAGTGGGTCGGCGCGCGCGCGCCGGCCGGCCGGCCAGTCGGCGTATACGACGTCGAGATCCGGTCGGACGCCCATCAGGTGATGCGCATACAGGAATCCGGCGCCGACGGAGGGGTGGACGACGAGGCGCGCGCCTTGCGGGATCGGTTCCGCCAGCGCCGCGTCGGCAGCGGCCTGACCGGACCAGCCGCGCGACGCGTCCACGCGCGGCCATGCGTGGGCGAGCGACACGGCCACAGCACCCGAGCACACCGCGGCGACGGCGGCGCGCCGGAAGGGCGACCGGCGCGCCGTCGGCCCGAGCGACATCGCCGCGGCGGCGGCGCCGATGCCGGACGCGATCGCCAGTGCGGCCAGCGCCGGCAGGAGCACCACCCAGCCGTCCCACGCGAAGTAACCCAGGTAGAACGCAGCATAGGCGCAGATGACTGCGGCAAGGGCAACCGCCCAGTCGAAGCGCCGCCGTGCGGCCAGGGCGGCGATGCCCACGGCGGCAAGCACCAGCGTCAGCGGTCCGAACGCAGTGACGATTGCGTGCCGCAGCAGTCCCCAGCGCGCGGGTTCGGCGGGCAGACGGCTCAGATCGAACAGCCCGGGGTAGTTGCGGCCGGTGACGTAGCCGAACAACGTGGGCACATCCAACGCCGTGCCGTTCACTGCCTGCCAACGCCACGGGAAGTAGAGGAGCGGCGCAAGGCCGACGATGAAGGCGAGTGCCGAGCGCGCGACATCGCCCGGGCGAGTGAGGAGCTTCGGATCGCGGCACAGGACGAGCCATGCGACGACCGGGTAGAGGAAGACGGTCGTCAGATGATGCGTGAAGCCGAGGCCGGCCAGGGTCAGCGCGGACAGGCGCCACGCGGCATCCGTGCGACCGCTGCCGACCGGCACTGCCGCCACGCTCAGCCGAGCGTTCGGGCTTCGGGTGGGCCGGCGGCGCAGGTGCGCCAAG
Above is a window of Candidatus Avedoeria danica DNA encoding:
- a CDS encoding glycosyltransferase family 4 protein → MTRRRLRVALVMPYYDPRVDGDPAVRLARFPTVPELAAELARLGFDVRAFHLSDRNAEARWSGVEHRFVATGWVRRAAARLLWRLSPRFTAPYYEPAFGLVRRVLLSRPDIVHVFGLNMDVNVWLLARAAAYRGIPLVAHFHGGVPAVDSLTRFLQRGSLRRMSRVLFTHAAQAQPWLTAGLRPDQVGVVIETSTCIPRLPRPRRADRTLSGNPACVLVGRLHPVKDPLTALTAFALLAEAVPSARLHVFSGSDAFGRRFPALVRSVPVLAGRVVFYDYTKPRDLAAVLADADLLLQASRREWSSLSVLEALATGVVPVVTDIPALRALTNDGRVGRLVPVGDARAMADAAIALAGNRAELERLSLAGRADFDARLSFRALAREVARTYGDVVADSASSVDVPSGRRTRRPSASTSPPAA
- a CDS encoding DUF2723 domain-containing protein, with product MKAPRSAAIAGAAHMLPAGVALAAVGAQAAYRPLQAGVAVLIGLAFAAASASATPSGSDAVPQRAPIRDRRDRRGRPRGRLAGTLVVLAVGAAYFATLSPTTNATDSIEFQLVAATLRIAHAPGYALYTLLGHVFTRLPVADVAWRMNLLSASCGTVAAALAFTLARRLANDPLAGVVAALAMAFTPQLWSQAVITEVYTLNVVLVLGVLACLAHLRRRPTRSPNARLSVAAVPVGSGRTDAAWRLSALTLAGLGFTHHLTTVFLYPVVAWLVLCRDPKLLTRPGDVARSALAFIVGLAPLLYFPWRWQAVNGTALDVPTLFGYVTGRNYPGLFDLSRLPAEPARWGLLRHAIVTAFGPLTLVLAAVGIAALAARRRFDWAVALAAVICAYAAFYLGYFAWDGWVVLLPALAALAIASGIGAAAAAMSLGPTARRSPFRRAAVAAVCSGAVAVSLAHAWPRVDASRGWSGQAAADAALAEPIPQGARLVVHPSVGAGFLYAHHLMGVRPDLDVVYADWPAGRRARADPLSEDRPVVAYGIARDVLPSIGVRSVPIGPSYALVPSSDAGVPAGMAAPQQALASADDVVHVVGWRVMPSPARAGARAALPGDDLIVQLALRGSGEHGAGGNVRIRLVADATGQPAAAGRSMLSPDGNARVETAEVRLGLAREVAPGAYRLEGALDESGANARVAGVGTGAAGAGPDREAAAGAVLEDAAWRKLGAVTVAPITRRDLAEDPAFGDIMPVRRAWPDGTILVGIEAPATVGVGASMGVRAYWAHPSTARARGGTVRLTASRSGADSGTAAALPSGAWPGGSEAVRVTRHSLTVPPDEACAGVATIRGMRCALGSTAFAARLVRQLDPTAAAAPFGRPWRLPRVAVRRETPGLDGPLGFDGGVTLAAFQPRRRTIRPGDWLAVDTQWTAERAPSHRDKAFVQLLDSGQALRAGSDREILYGAEPMDEWRSGEIHADTFFVRVPPDMPAGPALLQLGLYDRDSRVRRAVLGADGSKGDDRVLTGLYVIDGPRASTSAADFTTADIAFDGGPRLTGIDAPSVERLRPGDAATVTLRWHVEDPIARDWTAFLHVLRDPSVAEPAAQADGMPLGPHFPTHLWPRGATLESTHVLTWPDDPPDGTAVPHWTLAFGLYDATTLERAALRGHAAGGDVDAEGRRVRLPLGTSTLDAESATTSP
- a CDS encoding glycosyltransferase family 4 protein: MRLAIVTAAFHASDDDPFVPVWRDMVHALGVRADVVVFPLRLPAAGPPYTLDGARVVPLGHGMVRLRRSPAMWRSAVRAVVTDHSRRPFDAVLALQAGEPGFVAALIALRIGRPLQVHVAGGELVCHPALGYGSRCRWVERAQVRVALRRAAVVTTGCDAMAQRARSSVPAGRARRVRLAPLGIEPRTWGSIEPRVLPERFAARGTPVPRLLSVADLRPIKDHRLLIHAFARVAAQQPVTLDIVGAGETLAETRIIGRHLGVADRIRYWGRVPPGVRHIPFAQAHAFVHTSRHEAQGMALIEAAMLGLPIATTRVGVAESLPEGGRTLADVGDEDGLVRAIQRALDGATAPLARRAMGRAAVSATYDRDHCAARWIDLLAAASGRPCAVEQDEP